Part of the Drosophila kikkawai strain 14028-0561.14 chromosome 3L, DkikHiC1v2, whole genome shotgun sequence genome is shown below.
AGAACCCGCTGGCCAGTCTGGCTGCCTTGGGCCTGGCCGGGATGAATCCGGCCAGCACTGGGGGCATCAACCACACAGGTGAGTTGAGCGCTTCTGCGGCCAGATGCCAGACAGATTTTCAATCTAATCTAGGCTCTGCCCCAGCAGCCCTGGCTGCACTGGCCGGGTCGCAACTGCGTACAGCGAATCCAGCGAACCgagcccagcagcagcagcacgagATGACCGTCTCCAATGACCTGATCGGCTGCATCATCGGCAAGGGCGGCACCAAGATAGCCGAGATCCGTCAGATCTCCGGCGCCATGATCCGGATCTCGAACTGCGAGGAGCGCGAGGGTGGCAACACCGATCgcaccatcaccatcagcgGCAACCCGGACTCGGTGGCCCTGGCCCAATACTTAATCAATATGAGGTGAGTGTTGCGCCATCGATCGGATCCCTCGGATCCCTCTTAGCCCTTTCACTCGGATCTGATCTGATCTCTGCCTCTGTTCTGTCTATCTGTTTGTGTGAATGTGTAAATGTTGATGTACATCTAAATGTAAacgtaaatgtaaatgtagtGTTGTTTCTCCGCGTGAATTGTTGTCTAACATCAATTTTGTCGAATTGACTTGCTAATtgacaaagaacaaaaaagaaaaagcaatAAAAGTGAAGGTATAAGGAGGTCTTCGTCGGTCGTAGGTCACCTCTCAGTCGCGgagtggcggtggcggtggttCAAACAATCAAAAGGTGGTTCCATTAAGACCATTGAGACGAGGCCCCGGGGAGGTGGGTAGGATGATCATATGGCCCCGACAGGGGTGAAGCGGGGATTAACACGAATCCGTAACTTAAGTCATACACACAAACATGTCCTAGCCTGTAAGTCGTAAGCCCGGCAAAGCCAAGTCACAAAAAGGCCGAAAGGCCCACAACTAGCACCaaaaactctctctctctctttgtctCTTATAATTCTCCACCCTCACACCACCCCCCTAGATCGTAGTTCGCATCGCTAGATCGCGCTAACCAAACTGTTCTAGCTAATAGAAACTATAAACTATCTCTAACTGTTAATTAAAACCTAGCATCTAGTGTTACCAAGCAACCAAGCAAAACATCCTTGTGTAATTATTATGCAACAGCAGTGCAGCAGGATGagcaggaggcggaggaggatgGTTATGAGGCCAGGCCAGCACCGAATTAATCTACGCATCACAACGCACACTTTTCACACAACCGACCAATGACAAGAAATCGAAAATCGAACAGCGAATATCGAATATATAGagaatatcgaaaaaatcgaaatcaatCGAACCGAAAAAAGggaacaaacaacaaacgaaaagaaaatataagaaaagctAAGCTGGACCTGATCCAATTGGTACTTCAAACTGCAGTTCAACTCCAAAATCgatccaaaaaaaaacccctttctctttctcttccCGTCCAAATATCAAATCAAACCGACCAAACCGAATCCCCCACCAAGTCCACCACCTCGTCCACCACCACGTTCATCCTccaaaaaccaaagcaaacaaacaaataatactCTTTCGGTCCACGCCTCCCCATTTTCAAAAAAGAgaacaaccaacaacaaccgcTCACCAAAAGTTTTCTAATCCTACCATCCAAAATTTGAACGCCGCTCTCCTCCCACCAAAAAtaccccccaaaaaaataatcgCTGAAAAGCCGCCCTTCTtctttatctctctctctccgcaAACTCCGAACCGTTCCTCCACACAAAACCTCCTTAACCTTTTGCATATAACAAAACACGAAAAAAAGAGTCGagaaaaaatgcaataaaaaccAACTCAATTccacaaaatcgaaaaaagaACCAAATGTTTTGAAAATACCTCTCTCTATCACCTgcctaaaaaaatacaaaaaaaaaaaaaaaaaaaaaaaaatcgaaagaaaaaaaaagaaataagaaacCGAAACAAATACCAAACAATATCCCAATTTGttcctttctttctctctctctttctatctACCCTAACCGAACCTCATCCACAGTGTTGAGCTGCAGAAGGCCAATCTCCTGGAGCAGGCCCAGGCCCAGCAGAATGGCGGTGctaccgccaccgccgccgccgctcccGGAGCGGCTGCTGCCGTCGCCGGAACAACTGCGATCGCCGGAGCAGCCGGAGCTCCGCCGGCTGGCACCAATGGAGCCCTCACAACAGTAACCCTAACTGGCGGAGGagctggcactggcactggcggAGGTGGTGCCGTTGGACCGGCTGCCGCAGCCGCCGCCAGCAATGGTACTGCCACGGCAGCCAATGGCGGCACCACCAACGGCAGTGTCTCCGCCgtggccgccgccgcagcagctgctgccgccggcTATGCCAGCGCTAATGGCAGCCAGGGAACCAATGGAACCGTTGGCGTTAATCCAGCAGCCGCCGCTCTATCCAGTCCTTTGGCTTCTGCTCTACAGCTGCTCACAAAGCCGGGAGCTCTGAGCGCCCTGTCCAACCTAAGCGCCCTCGATCTGCTTAACCTGACCACGCTGGGCAGCAACGGTGGCGCCGGCACTCCAGGCGGACCGCCAGTGCAGACGACGGGAGTGAACCGTGCCAAGGGCCACTATGCCACCTCAAGGTTCCGTCAGCATCAGACAGAGACCGGCGGAGAGGCGGAGAAGCCGCGCAATAAGTTCAATCCGTACTAGGAATAGGAGCAGGAGTCAGGAGCCACGAGTCGGAGCTGCAGCAGCCCGAGAGGAGTCAAGTTATAGTCGCTTAGTTTTATAGGATTCCCATGATAGCGTTGCGAAAGCTTTAGCTTTAGCGTTTAGATATTCTTGAAGaagaagcaaaaaacaaaaattgtataaaaattcgGTTTAAAAAGATGAAAAGATTGTGGCTGCGGCCAGCAAAAGTATTGGAGATTTCAAGACAATTTTTACATCTAAAAAAAGTAACCCCACAGCGATCCCattcaatatttatgaaaGAAACTAACCAAACTACAATAACTACAGTAAACAGTCACACTTAGAACGTGCTAGATGTAATCGTTCAATAATCAATCGATCAGagtcagaatcagaatcagcaTCAAATCAAACCATATATGGTGTATCGTATCGAATATATATAGGACCGAGTCGAGATTTTTTGACCAAGTGACCAAGGACCGACCCTAGTGGGCGCTCGCTATAGATTTTGGAccccaaaaactttttgataaACGCCTAAACtaaacttatatatatatatatatacatacaagcGAATATGTATCGTACATAATATAGAATTTGCCAAATTTTAGCGCATCCCTAGTAGCGTTCTCCTTAGATTAGAGATTAGATCGCGAATATCGAGTATGTAGAGCAGGTACCGAGCATTAAACTTAGCCTCAGCAGCCAACAATCTTTCCCCCAATCAACAAGCCATTCATTGTAACATATAACACACGCTCCAATATCTTATAAATCCATTGTGTACTCTCTTAGCTTCTAAGCactaaatgtattttttccccatatatatatttacgagATATAACCTTAAGCATAAAGACCCAAAAAAGCCATTTGTCGGGAGGCAGAAAGCAGCCCTAGCAGCAGAAAGAGAAGAGTTAAGTGAAGCAGCAGGCAGAAAATATGAAGTGAAATGAAAGAACCTTCTATAAGAAGTttacaaaagaaaagaaattcCAATGCGTTGAGAACCCGCCCGGGAGTCCGAAGATAGGGCGCGACACGATGTGCGACCGGGGGATCAACGACCTTTATGGACCAATTCGCTCTAATTGACGCAATCCACGCAATGAGAAGCGTACAAAAAGCCAACTAACTATTTGAATagaaaaacgaaatgaaaagcACATGGAAAAGCCAAGGGAAAGGGCGGATTTAAAACCGATGAAAAGGAAGAATAACGTTATCATGTATTAGACTTTAAGTCTTCGATTGTTTATggaacttttagttttttttgttagtttttacacTTTATACATTTACCCTCCTGAAATTCcccaaaatttgtatttattataatgcgattgtaaatttttattgttattatttttaaccaaaaaaaaggataaaaatgCGAAAATAATGTTGAACAAGtatttggaaattgaaatttctcTAACCTAAAGTACATGGAAAGATAATTGTAGCTACGTTATAAAGTTATACTTGATATGATTtctcttattattatattattattactattattactTTACACTTAGCTGTAGTTTGTAAGCGAGACAAGTGACACACATTATGTAATAACACAACTTAAGCTAAGCGGGCTTACGATTTTATAACCAAATTATATTCCTAACTATTCATACATACATctctacatacatacataccttACATACCCTACATACCCTACATTCATTACATACCCTACATTCATTACATACCCTACATACTTATATTATGCCACAAAATAATAACACAAAGGTAGAACAAACTAAAAATTCGAGTAacgtaaatacatacatacatacatacaatacAATGTATTCAATGTAATACTACTTCTTGACATTAATACACAGaaaatagacaaaaaaaaaaaaacacacctAGAAAAGGCTTTACCTGTAGAAGAACAGCAAGAACAACATCAAGCGAAAGGAACATTAATAATAGCGACATAAAAACctacatatttatatgcaaTGAAGAAAACAATGATGGAAACTACATACATGAGTTTGTAATAAAGTGAAAAATGAATACTAAAATAGAGTTCACTAATGAGGGATTTCAAGGGGTTGTGCCAAAGATCGTGTAGTAACAAGATGAGTAACGCCATACAATTTTCGTGCTTGGTTAAGGCTCTCTTAACAAACATTCTAGATATATAAGGACACTTACGCACTTGCTTTACGCTCTCAACGCCAGCAGAAAAATTGCTTTgatattacaatttaaatgtatgGTTGTTACGCATCTTGTTATTACAAGTTCATTCTTCTAAGGATTAATGGGGTGATctacaaaaacatttttaaattaacgaAACATTTAATACCAACTGCATCTTTACGATTTTTCAGAATATCCATGGAGACTGCTGGTCTGCCCATACCCGGTTATCACTACATTGCGCCCAGTGCAATTGTTAAAACACCCATTCACTAAATGCAAACAACAATCAAGCAATAAACAACAGCAACTGAAAATCGAGGAgtatgaggaggaggaggaggacaaaCTGCAACTGGAGGACAACACCAAGCAGGAGCAGGCAGCAAAATGAAACGTCAAATGTTAAATCATAAGCAATATATAAAACAGAAACCAGAAACATCTGCAACATCAAGGGGAGATCAGAGGAAGCAACCATATATCATATATGACAATGTCAGCAGCAATCACACTTTGAATtcataacacacacacacactcacgcgCGGAGAGACGGAACCATAAAATGCATACAcgttatatttattcattgattcttattaattatatgatactttttcattaagttttaaatGCAAAGGGCAAAACAAATACCACAACAAGAACTTTTATGTTAAACCGTTTTCGCGGAGGGCTTTCGCCCCCCCCAAAAGTAAGAACAGAACAGCAATTAATTGTAAGATTAGTCAAAATGaagacaaaataaacaagcaagaaaatatttaaaaaatcaattaaccaCGTAAACATGAAAGCAAGAAGACgagtaaaagaaaaagaaaggcAGAAAGAAAAATTCATAATGCAGTTAATTCTAAGCCA
Proteins encoded:
- the mub gene encoding poly(rC)-binding protein 3 isoform X9 — protein: MEDNNTSSSAGGASIKHEDPSVTLTIRLIMQGKEVGSIIGKKGEIVNRFREESGAKINISDGSCPERIVTVSGTTNAIFSAFTLITKKFEEFNDVGKVGKTQIPIRLIVPASQCGSLIGKSGSKIKEIRQTTGCSIQVASEMLPNSTERAVTLSGSAEQITQCIYQICLVMLESPPRGATIPYRPKPQVTGPVILANGQAFTIQGNYAVPTQEVAKNPLASLAALGLAGMNPASTGGINHTGELSASAARCQTDFQSNLGSAPAALAALAGSQLRTANPANRAQQQQHEMTVSNDLIGCIIGKGGTKIAEIRQISGAMIRISNCEEREGGNTDRTITISGNPDSVALAQYLINMSVELQKANLLEQAQAQQNGGATATAAAAPGAAAAVAGTTAIAGAAGAPPAGTNGALTTVTLTGGGAGTGTGGGGAVGPAAAAAASNGTATAANGGTTNGSVSAVAAAAAAAAAGYASANGSQGTNGTVGVNPAAAALSSPLASALQLLTKPGALSALSNLSALDLLNLTTLGSNGGAGTPGGPPVQTTGVNRAKGHYATSRFRQHQTETGGEAEKPRNKFNPY
- the mub gene encoding poly(rC)-binding protein 3 isoform X1 → MEDNNTSSSAGGASIKHEDPSVTLTIRLIMQGKEVGSIIGKKGEIVNRFREESGAKINISDGSCPERIVTVSGTTNAIFSAFTLITKKFEEWCSQFNDVGKVGKTQIPIRLIVPASQCGSLIGKSGSKIKEIRQTTGCSIQVASEMLPNSTERAVTLSGSAEQITQCIYQICLVMLESPPRGATIPYRPKPQVTGPVILANGQAFTIQGNYAVPTQETCPVFPLALATGGLHAGISGLADPLLKGAHLQGAVPAHHHHLQQMPDVAKNPLASLAALGLAGMNPASTGGINHTGELSASAARCQTDFQSNLGSAPAALAALAGSQLRTANPANRAQQQQHEMTVSNDLIGCIIGKGGTKIAEIRQISGAMIRISNCEEREGGNTDRTITISGNPDSVALAQYLINMSVELQKANLLEQAQAQQNGGATATAAAAPGAAAAVAGTTAIAGAAGAPPAGTNGALTTVTLTGGGAGTGTGGGGAVGPAAAAAASNGTATAANGGTTNGSVSAVAAAAAAAAAGYASANGSQGTNGTVGVNPAAAALSSPLASALQLLTKPGALSALSNLSALDLLNLTTLGSNGGAGTPGGPPVQTTGVNRAKGHYATSRFRQHQTETGGEAEKPRNKFNPY
- the mub gene encoding poly(rC)-binding protein 3 isoform X8, with product MEDNNTSSSAGGASIKHEDPSVTLTIRLIMQGKEVGSIIGKKGEIVNRFREESGAKINISDGSCPERIVTVSGTTNAIFSAFTLITKKFEEWCSQFNDVGKVGKTQIPIRLIVPASQCGSLIGKSGSKIKEIRQTTGCSIQVASEMLPNSTERAVTLSGSAEQITQCIYQICLVMLESPPRGATIPYRPKPQVTGPVILANGQAFTIQGNYAVPTQEVAKNPLASLAALGLAGMNPASTGGINHTGELSASAARCQTDFQSNLGSAPAALAALAGSQLRTANPANRAQQQQHEMTVSNDLIGCIIGKGGTKIAEIRQISGAMIRISNCEEREGGNTDRTITISGNPDSVALAQYLINMSVELQKANLLEQAQAQQNGGATATAAAAPGAAAAVAGTTAIAGAAGAPPAGTNGALTTVTLTGGGAGTGTGGGGAVGPAAAAAASNGTATAANGGTTNGSVSAVAAAAAAAAAGYASANGSQGTNGTVGVNPAAAALSSPLASALQLLTKPGALSALSNLSALDLLNLTTLGSNGGAGTPGGPPVQTTGVNRAKGHYATSRFRQHQTETGGEAEKPRNKFNPY
- the mub gene encoding poly(rC)-binding protein 3 isoform X13 is translated as MEDNNTSSSAGGASIKHEDPSVTLTIRLIMQGKEVGSIIGKKGEIVNRFREESGAKINISDGSCPERIVTVSGTTNAIFSAFTLITKKFEEWCSQFNDVGKVGKTQIPIRLIVPASQCGSLIGKSGSKIKEIRQTTGCSIQVASEMLPNSTERAVTLSGSAEQITQCIYQICLVMLESPPRGATIPYRPKPQVTGPVILANGQAFTIQGNYAVPTQEVAKNPLASLAALGLAGMNPASTGGINHTGSAPAALAALAGSQLRTANPANRAQQQQHEMTVSNDLIGCIIGKGGTKIAEIRQISGAMIRISNCEEREGGNTDRTITISGNPDSVALAQYLINMSVELQKANLLEQAQAQQNGGATATAAAAPGAAAAVAGTTAIAGAAGAPPAGTNGALTTVTLTGGGAGTGTGGGGAVGPAAAAAASNGTATAANGGTTNGSVSAVAAAAAAAAAGYASANGSQGTNGTVGVNPAAAALSSPLASALQLLTKPGALSALSNLSALDLLNLTTLGSNGGAGTPGGPPVQTTGVNRAKGHYATSRFRQHQTETGGEAEKPRNKFNPY